The DNA region AAAATTGGTTACCCAGAATCGTCCTGTCCATGAAGCAAAAGTTGAAGCTACAGCTTTAAGCCAATATTCAAAATTTTTATTTTTTAGTTCGCGTGAAGCAATTATCATTTGATTCACAGATTTCCTTACTCTCATTCTCCATTTTCTTATGCCAGGTATTAAAAAAATCCACGACAATAACGATTTTATTGTATGAGGATTTACAAACAAAGCATAGCAAAGTATAATGGAATAAACAAAAGATATGGTGTATCCTATTAACAGCAAATATGACAAGCCGTATTCGAAAGCATAAACATTAATATTTTCTACTTTAAAAATGCGGTCGTAACCGATGCTGAAAAATAAAATCGGCACCATTGTTATATAAAACAATTCGTCGAGAAGAATTGATACTAAAATAATAGCCGTACTTTTTCCTGCATTTATTCCTTCTTTATATAGAAAAAAAACCGCAGGACCAACTCCACCAATAATAGGCGGGGAAAGAGCTGAGCTGAATTCCCACAAAATAATCACATCAAAACTTCTTCGCCACGATAATTTATAATCGGTAAGAATGCGTATTCGCCACATATAAGCAATGTCTCTCACTGCCATCATCATAAATGCAATTATTATAAACAGCAATGCCGTCCCCGACCACTGGAAGAAAGAAAAAGTATCATTATTAAAGTCTTTGTATAGAAAAAAAGCGACAACTCCCATTCCAATGAGCATAGGATAAATTATGCGTCTGGGTTTTAATGCCTTCAATGATTTACTCTCATTAACTCTTGCCATACAAAAAATTACTTTCTGCGAATATAAAAATATTATTTCAGTAGTGGAGATTATTGCCAAAAATTCTTAATAATTTAAAAAAAAGAATATTTTTATTTATATTTGAGTTGGATTTTTTAAAAAAATAATGGCTATTTCTTTTTGCAATAGAATATTGAAACTTTTTTTTATCATGCTCTTGGTCTTATTATATCATTACTCTTCATCACAGGAAACCCGGCAGCAATATAAAAACGATTATGTGCAGGACACAAACAGAATAAATCGTTCAAACCGCTTTGTTACCGGAGGCAATATCGGAGTTCAGGTAGGAAGCTACACTTTTGTTGACATATCACCGACATTAGGTTACAAAGTAACAGAAAAATTTATTCCCGGAATCAGTATTTCATACAAGTATTTGCGATATGCCGATATGCAGAATGAGTTCGAAACAAACATTTATGGAGGCAGCATATTTTTCAGATACCTGATTTTAGAAAATGTTTTTGCGCATGTAGAATATGAATTACTTAATTTCGACAGACAACTATTTGACCCTTATAAACCCCCGAGAAGAATAAATATTGAAAACTTATTAGTTGGTGGCGGTTACAGGCAGGAAATATCAAACAATTTTTATACTAATTTGCTTGTGCTATGGAATTTGAATGAAACATATTATACTTTTTACACAAATCCAATAATACGAGTAAGTTTTGATATAGGGTTTTAATTTACGATTAAGTTCATTCCGGTAAAAAAAACGAATATTCACATCATATTTATAAAATGCTTCTCATTGCTGACAGCGGCTCCACAAAAACCAACTGGTGTTTAATTAATAATAAAAATAAAACTTTTTATTTCTCATCCACTGGATTG from Bacteroidales bacterium includes:
- a CDS encoding lysylphosphatidylglycerol synthase domain-containing protein; this translates as MARVNESKSLKALKPRRIIYPMLIGMGVVAFFLYKDFNNDTFSFFQWSGTALLFIIIAFMMMAVRDIAYMWRIRILTDYKLSWRRSFDVIILWEFSSALSPPIIGGVGPAVFFLYKEGINAGKSTAIILVSILLDELFYITMVPILFFSIGYDRIFKVENINVYAFEYGLSYLLLIGYTISFVYSIILCYALFVNPHTIKSLLSWIFLIPGIRKWRMRVRKSVNQMIIASRELKNKNFEYWLKAVASTFASWTGRFWVTNF